The following proteins come from a genomic window of Aspergillus luchuensis IFO 4308 DNA, chromosome 3, nearly complete sequence:
- the pps1 gene encoding tyrosine/serine/threonine protein phosphatase PPS1 (COG:V;~EggNog:ENOG410PIGU;~InterPro:IPR029021,IPR003595,IPR020422,IPR016130, IPR000387,IPR000340;~go_function: GO:0004725 - protein tyrosine phosphatase activity [Evidence IEA];~go_function: GO:0008138 - protein tyrosine/serine/threonine phosphatase activity [Evidence IEA];~go_function: GO:0016791 - phosphatase activity [Evidence IEA];~go_process: GO:0006470 - protein dephosphorylation [Evidence IEA];~go_process: GO:0016311 - dephosphorylation [Evidence IEA]), translating into MATVVVQQQTLRHSTPPPTGLTPALSLNRTSSPIPNKHIPVCPTGPSPVNAHAPSPAAKDSSNEQTSSLLYPPDKSRRLTNSPTVYTIDLKTLSASLEHWAAQPLPNPELMFPWLHGLHPDNHLQLGFFTKGKRSLRRTPRCWRGITVVKVGGNLSSCRIKGAVAPEEVLAPSGVEFLAVDPREGFSVRNFQIQTAKLAPLSDIIVYGENSATQQQILDIARRMATAQHNWRIKNDPDRNFPAYNTFVLDCPFSEVEKRAPHLVAINSSGQLTGQVVDFFQWERLEMCEMSKASEISTNVWLGPTPDYLLRPGSCGPAPTENFDLLIEASELASIPGPRFLANLNKQLEEGPQKLEFPSSGSILLPSGETREIDDLVNTVRWIYYLANPDEPDQKADADGDIPMIPLTKTARKILIHCPDGYTESSLLAIAYLMFAEGISAPNAWLRLHCEKKRNFFAYPSDITFMSGVQARLLQESPATRSHKIRSLPDPAWFRYCDGSLPSRILPYMYLGNLSHANNPEMLSALGIKRILSIGETVTWNNDSSKADEKIILHITDVQDNGIDPLTRAFDRCLEFIRQGKQDGMATLVHCRVGVSRSATICIAEVMASLGLSFPRAYCFVRARRLNVIIQPHLRFVYELLKWEELQLQKRNKPARRELEWATVAREIALMNKPYSRQ; encoded by the exons ATGGCGACAGTtgtggtgcagcagcagacgcTGCGACATTCAACACCTCCCCCGACCGGTTTGACTCCCGCATTGAGTCTGAACAGAACTTCGTCTCCCATCCCAAACAAGCATATACCTGTTTGCCCCACGGGTCCCTCTCCAGTTAATGCTCATgcaccatctccagctgCCAAAGACAGCTCTAATGAACAGACCTCATCGCTCTTATATCCACCTGATAAATCCCGGCGACTGACCAATTCACCTACGGTGTATACAATTGACCTCAAAACCCTGTCCGCTTCTTTGGAGCATTGGGCCGCCCAACCACTGCCAAATCCTGAATTGATGTTTCCATGGCTGCACGGGCTTCACCCAGATAATCACTTGCAACTGGGATTCTTTACAAAGGGAAAACGTTCTCTTCGTCGGACTCCGAGGTGCTGGCGGGGTATCACCGTTGTCAAAGTCGGCGGTAATCTATCCTCCTGCAGGATCAAGGGTGCGGTAGCTCCAGAGGAGGTTCTGGCCCCGTCGGGAGTGGAATTCCTCGCGGTTGACCCTCGGGAAGGCTTCTCAGTGCGCAACTTCCAGATACAGACCGCAAAGTTGGCACCCTTATCTGACATTATCGTCTACGGTGAGAATAGTGCAACCCAGCAACAGATTCTGGATATTGCAAGGCGAATGGCAACGGCACAGCATAATTGGCGAATCAAGAACGACCCTGACCGTAACTTTCCTGCTTATAACACCTTTGTTCTTGATT GTCCCTTCTCTGAGGTTGAGAAGAGAGCGCCACACTTGGTGGCTATCAATTCCAGTGGCCAGCTTACGGGACAGGTCGTGGACTTCT TCCAGTGGGAACGGTTGGAGATGTGTGAGATGTCCAAAGCTTCCGAAATCTCAACGAATGTCTGGCTTGGCCCTACACCCGATTATCTATTACGGCCTGGATCTTGCGGGCCTGCACCTACCGAGAACTTCGACCTCTTGATCGAGGCCAGCGAGCTCGCAAGTATTCCTGGCCCTCGCTTCCTGGCGAATCTCAATAAGCAACTCGAGGAGGGCCCACAGAAGTTGGAGTTTCCCTCATCCGGTTCGATCCTTTTGCCCTCAGGTGAAACCAGAGAGATCGATGATCTAGTGAACACGGTCCGCTGGATCTATTACCTGGCCAACCCGGATGAGCCAGACCAGAAGGCTGATGCGGATGGAGATATCCCAATGATCCCCCTCACCAAGACAGCCCGCAAAATTCTCATCCATTGTCCGGACGGCTACACTGAAAGCTCACTGCTAGCGATAGCTTATTTGATGTTTGCAGAGGGCATTTCGGCTCCGAATGCTTGGCTCAGACTGCACTGTGAGAAGAAGCGAAATTTCTTCGCCTACCCTTCTGATATTACCTTCATGAGCGGTGTACAAGCACGACTATTGCAGGAAAGCCCTGCAACTCGATCACACAAGATCAGGAGCCTTCCCGATCCTGCTTGGTTCAGATATTGCGATGGTTCCCTTCCAAGTCGCATTCTGCCGTACATGTACCTGGGCAACCTGTCCCACGCCAACAACCCGGAGATGCTTTCCGCGTTAGGCATCAAGCGCATCCTCAGCATAGGCGAAACCGTGACGTGGAACAACGACTCTTCCAAGGCGGACGAAAAGATCATTCTGCACATCACTGATGTTCAGGACAATGGGATTGATCCGTTGACACGGGCGTTCGATCGCTGTCTAGAATTCATTC GACAAGGAAAGCAGGACGGAATGGCCACCTTGGTGCATTGTCGCGTGGGTGTCTCACGTTCAGCGACCATCTGTATTGCCGAGGTGATGGCGTCATTAGGCCTATCGTTCCCTAGGGCATA CTGTTTTGTCCGAGCACGAAGGCTTAACGTAATCATCCAGCCTCATCTACGATTTGT ATACGAGCTTCTTAAATGGGAGGAGTTACAATTACAGAAGCGAAACAAGCCTGCAAGACGGGAACTAGAATGGGCTACCGTGGCTCGCGAGATCGCATTGATGAACAAACCGTATTCTAGACAGTGA
- the RPN1 gene encoding proteasome regulatory particle base subunit RPN1 (BUSCO:EOG09260JED;~COG:O;~EggNog:ENOG410PFH6;~InterPro:IPR002015,IPR016024,IPR011989,IPR016643, IPR040892,IPR041433;~PFAM:PF01851,PF17781,PF18051;~TransMembrane:2 (o781-798i810-827o);~go_component: GO:0000502 - proteasome complex [Evidence IEA];~go_function: GO:0030234 - enzyme regulator activity [Evidence IEA];~go_process: GO:0042176 - regulation of protein catabolic process [Evidence IEA]), protein MAQDGERSAPADKGKGKVDDIKELSGGKKTAADEKPQADGKQKEDESKEEELSEEDQQLKNELEMLVERLKEPDTSLYAPALDAIKNFIKTSTSSMTAVPKPLKFLRPHYDELTELYEKWAAGPVKDSLADMLSVLGMTYGDEEKLETLKYRLLTKSEDLGSWGHEYIRHLALEIGQEYQNRLNAEKDVQDLIDLSLSLVPYFLSHNAEADAVDLLSELEIIEEIPRFLDENTYGRVCLYMVSMVNLLTYPEDQQFLRTAHEIYVRYKELTKAVVLAIRLNDIDLIKSDINATEDRSLKKQMAFLVSRQQIWLDLPEEEEDQSFMDSLNNTSIPKHFKSLGKELNILDPQMPEDIYKTHLESSRGAGLTNVDSARHNLASAFVNAFANAGYGNDKMMLVEGDKGPWVWKTKDDGMLSTTASMGMLLHRDVEIGLDKIDRYTYASEDQIKAGALLSIGILNSGVRIDSDPALALLSDPDNLEAKSVPMRVASIMGLGLAYAGSNKEELLEVLLPIVEDGSLDMQLSAMAAVSLGLIFVGSSNHQVSEAIATTLMDEERQKQLKDKWTRFMALGLALLYFGRQEEVDVILDILKAVDHPMAKPTSVLASVCAWAGTGTVLKFQELLHICNDIIDETEENKGDELVQSYAVLGLSLIAMGEEVGQDMILRQFGHLMHYGASNIRKAVPLAMGLITPSNPQMKVYDTLSRYSHDTDNDVAINAIFAMGLCGAGTKNARLAQLLRQLASYYHRDQNTLFMVRIAQGLLHMGKGTMTLNPFHTDRQVLSRVSAAGLLTVLVSMIDAKQFVLAEHHYLLYFLITAMYPRFLVTLDEDLQPLTVNVRVGQAVDVVGQAGRPKTITGWQTQSTPVLLAYGERAELEDEQYIPLSSTLEGLVILRKNPNWESSDSV, encoded by the exons ATGGCGCAAGACGGCGAGCGGTCAGCTCCCGCcgacaagggcaagggcaaggttgACGATATCAAGGAGTTGtctggaggaaagaagacagCGGCTGATGAGAAGCCACAAGCTGATGGCAAGCAGAAGGAGGACGAGTCGAAAGAAG AAGAACTCAGTGAAGAGGATCAGCAGCTGAAGAATGAGCTGGAAATGCTCGTGGAGAGGTTAAAG GAGCCCGATACGTCGTTGTACGCCCCTGCCTTGGACGCGATTAAGAACTTCATCAAGACCTCGACATCTTCTATGACTGCTGTTCCCAAGCCCTTGAAATTTCTAAGACCGCATTACGATGAGCTCACGGAGCTCTATGAGAAGTGGGCGGCCGGCCCGGTTAAG GACTCGCTCGCCGATATGCTCTCGGTTCTTGGCATGACCTacggagatgaggagaagctcgAAACCCTGAAGTACCGCCTTCTCACCAAGTCCGAAGACCTCGGTTCTTGGGGCCACGAATACATCAGACACCTGGCGCTGGAAATTGGGCAAGAGTACCAAAACCGGCTTAACGCTGAGAAGGATGTACAGGACTTGATCGATCTGTCGCTGTCTCTTGTTCCCTACTTCCTGAGCCACAACGCCGAAGCCGATGCTGTCGACCTTCTCAGTGAGCTCGAGATCATCGAGGAGATCCCGCGCTTTCTGGACGAAAACACATACGGAAGGGTCTGCTTGTACATGGTCAGCATGGTCAACCTTCTCACATACCCCGAAGACCAGCAATTCCTTCGTACCGCCCATGAGATCTATGTCCGCTACAAGGAGCTCACCAAGGCCGTTGTTCTTGCTATCCGTCTGAACGACATTGACCTCATTAAGAGCGATATTAATGCCACTGAGGATAGGTcgctcaagaagcagatggcGTTCCTTGTTTCCCGGCAACAAATATGGCTTGACCTtcctgaggaagaggaagaccaGTCCTTCATGGACAGCTTGAACAACACCTCCATTCCAAAGCACTTTAAGTCTCTTGGAAAAGAGCTCAACATCCTTGATCCCCAGATGCCGGAAGACATTTACAAGACCCACCTCGAAAGCAGCCGTGGTGCTGGCCTTACAAATGTTGACTCCGCCAGGCACAACCTCGCCAGTGCCTTTGTCAACGCCTTCGCCAACGCTGGATATGGCAACGATAAGATGATGCTTGTGGAGGGTGACAAGGGCCCCTGGGTCTGGAAGACCAAGGATGACGGCATGCTGTCGACGACTGCTTCGATGGGTATGCTTCTGCACAGGGATGTCGAGATTGGTCTGGACAAGATCGACAGGTATACCTACGCCTCGGAGGATCAGATCAAGGCGGGTGCATTGCTTTCTATCGGTATCCTCAACTCGGGTGTGCGGATAGACTCCGACCCTGCTTTGGCTCTCCTCAGTGACCCCGACAATCTCGAGGCCAAGAGTGTGCCCATGAGAGTTGCTTCTATCATGGGTCTCGGTCTGGCTTATGCCGGATCGAACAAGGAGGAGTTGCTTGAGGTTCTACTCCCCATTGTCGAGGATGGGTCCTTGGACATGCAGCTGTCTGCCATGGCAGCTGTATCCCTGGGTCTTATTTTTGTGGGATCTTCGAATCACCAGGTCAGTGAGGCCATTGCCACCACATTGATGGACGAGGAGCGGCAGAAGCAGCTCAAGGATAAGTGGACTCGCTTCATGGCCCTGGGTTTGGCGCTCCTTTACTTCGGTCGTCAGGAAGAGGTCGACGTCATCCTTGACATCCTGAAGGCAGTCGATCACCCTATGGCTAAACCGACCTCGGTCCTTGCTTCCGTCTGCGCCTGGGCGGGTACTGGCACCGTCCTGAAATTTCAGGAGCTCCTTCACATCTGCAATGATATCATCGACGAGACTGAGGAGAACAAGGGTGATGAGCTTGTTCAGTCGTATGCTGTTCTGGGTCTGTCGCTCATTGCTATGGGTGAGGAGGTCGGGCAGGATATGATCTTGCGGCAGTTCGGCCACCTGATGCATTACGGTGCCAGCAACATCCGCAAGGCTGTCCCCCTTGCCATGGGCTTGATCACACCCAGCAACCCTCAGATGAAGGTTTACGACACTCTGTCCCGGTACAGTCACGACACCGATAACGATGTCGCTATCAACGCCATTTTTGCCATGGGTCTTTGCGGTGCTGGTACCAAGAACGCCCGTCTGGCGCAGCTGCTTAGGCAGTTGGCCAGTTACTACCACCGCGACCAGAACACTTTGTTCATGGTCCGCATTGCCCAGGGTCTTTTGCACATGGGCAAGGGTACAATGACCCTGAACCCCTTCCACACAGATCGCCAGGTCCTCTCGCGCGTATCAGCCGCAGGTCTGCTCACCGTCCTGGTGTCTATGATCGATGCAAAGCAATTCGTCCTCGCCGAACACCACTACCTCCTCTACTtcctcatcaccgccatgTACCCACGCTTCCTTGTCACCCTCGACGAAGACCTGCAGCCTCTCACCGTCAATGTCCGGGTCGGTCAGGCCGTGGACGTTGTTGGCCAGGCGGGTCGCCCTAAGACCATCACTGGTTGGCAAACACAGAGCACGCCAGTGCTGCTGGCCTACGGCGAACGTGCAGAGCTCGAAGACGAGCAGTACATTCCTCTCAGCAGCACCCTAGAGGGTCTGGTCATCTTGCGCAAG AACCCCAACTGGGAAAGCTCCGACTCGGTTTAA
- the MLH1 gene encoding mismatch repair ATPase MLH1 (BUSCO:EOG092615IE;~COG:L;~EggNog:ENOG410PH9T;~InterPro:IPR002099,IPR014762,IPR036890,IPR038973, IPR013507,IPR020568,IPR032189,IPR014721;~PFAM:PF13589,PF16413,PF01119,PF02518;~go_component: GO:0032300 - mismatch repair complex [Evidence IEA];~go_function: GO:0005524 - ATP binding [Evidence IEA];~go_function: GO:0016887 - ATPase activity [Evidence IEA];~go_function: GO:0030983 - mismatched DNA binding [Evidence IEA];~go_process: GO:0006298 - mismatch repair [Evidence IEA]), with amino-acid sequence MDPQMDLDHTEPRGTKRSAEDNEEPQRPKRIRALDPDVVNKIAAGEIIVAPMHALKELIENAVDAGSTSIEILVKDGGLKLLQITDNGHGIDRDDLPILCERFTTSKLKQFEDLSSIGTYGFRGEALASISHIAHLTVTTKTAGSSCAWRAHYSDGKLVPPKPGQSAAPKATAGRGGTQITVEDLFYNVPTRRRAFRSASEEYAKILDVVGRYSVHCSGVAFSCRKHGDSGVSVSTPAAANTIDRIRQIHGSAVANELVEFSVEDDKLGFRSSGFATNANYHVKRTTILLFINHRSVESTAIKRAVEQTYSSFLPKGGHPFAYIDLEIEPQRVDVNVHPTKREVNFLNEDEIIECICNEIRSKLAQVDSSRTFLTQTLLPGVTTMEPANRDAEGSTDTVPKTPSTTRKPYEHNLVRTDSKVRKITSMLTPATPHTPTASQADTTTILDEGLQYETTSREPHRISFTSVKNLRASVRNAMHNTLTETIASHTYVGLVDERRRIAAIQSGVKLYLIDYGMFCTEFFYQIGLTDFANFGVIKLSPPPKLIDLLRIAADTERTQSSQESTAAEEANEIFTNAPDLVAETLIDRREMLNEYFSLEISPDGDLLSIPLLLKGYLPSLGKLPRFLLRLGPYVDWTSEEECFRTFLRELAAFYTPEQLPPPPNVQKSNDAGAEGEVEMEDEFITQRRAQMARMLEHVVFPALRARMVATTRLLKGVVEVADLKGLYRVFERC; translated from the exons ATGGACCCCCAGATGGACCTGGACCATACAGAGCCCCGAGGCACGAAAAGATCTGCCGAGGACAATGAGGAGCCACAGAGACCAAAAAGGATCAGA GCCTTAGACCCCGATGTTGTAAACAAAATTGCAGCTGGGGAGATTATCGTGGCTCCTATGCATGCGCTGAAAGAGCTAATCGAGAACGCTGTTGATGCTGGATCGACCTCGATCGAGATTCTGGTGAAAGACGGTGGATTGAAGCTCCTTCAGATTACTGACAATGGTCATGGCATTGAC agagacgACCTTCCTATCCTGTGTGAAAGATTCACAACCTCCAAGCTTAAGCAGTTTGAGGACCTTTCATCTATAGGCACGTACGGTTTCCGAGGCGAGGCTTTGGCAAGTATCAGCCATATTGCCCATCTCACCGTGACCACAAAAACTGCCGGATCCAGCTGCGCATGGAGAGCACACTACAGCGATGGGAAGCTTGTGCCCCCTAAACCTGGACAAAGTGCTGCGCCCAAAGCCACCGCAGGACGTGGCGGCACGCAAATAACC GTAGAGGACCTGTTCTACAATGTCCCGACAAGACGTCGGGCTTTCCGATCAGCAAGTGAAGAATATGCCAAAATCCTCGATGTAGTCGGCCGATACTCCGTCCATTGCTCAGGTGTGGCCTTCTCCTGCCGCAAGCATGGTGATTCAGGCGTCAGTGTCTccactccagcagcagcgaatACAATAGATCGAATTCGTCAAATCCACGGCAGCGCAGTTGCCAACGAACTTGTCGAATTCAGTGTCGAAGATGACAAGTTGGGCTTTCGCTCATCTGGCTTTGCCACGAACGCGAACTACCATGTCAAGAGAACTACCATACTCCTTTTCATCAATCACCGCTCGGTCGAGTCCACAGCCATCAAGCGAGCAGTCGAACAAACATACTCCAGCTTCCTCCCCAAAGGAGGACACCCATTTGCCTACATCGACCTCGAGATTGAACCACAGCGTGTCGACGTCAACGTACATCCAACCAAGCGCGAAGTGAATTTCCTCAACGAAGACGAAATCATCGAATGCATCTGCAACGAGATCCGCTCCAAACTGGCCCAAGTAGACTCAAGCCGGACCTTCTTAAcccaaaccctcctcccaggTGTCACAACAATGGAGCCCGCAAACCGCGACGCCGAAGGCAGCACAGACACCGTACCCAAAACCCCATCCACGACCAGAAAGCCATACGAGCACAATCTCGTTCGCACCGACTCCAAAGTCCGCAAAATCACCTCCATGCTCACCCCAGCCACACCTCACACGCCCACAGCCTCCCAAgcagacaccaccaccatcctcgacgaAGGCCTCCAATACGAAACCACCTCCCGCGAACCCCACCGCATCAGCTTCACATCCGTGAAGAACCTCCGCGCCTCCGTCCGCAACGCCATGCACAACACCCTAACCGAGACCATCGCCTCCCACACCTACGTCGGTCTCGTCGACGAACGTCGCCGAATCGCAGCTATCCAATCCGGCGTCAAACTCTACCTAATCGACTACGGCATGTTCTGCACCGAATTCTTCTACCAAATCGGCCTTACAGACTTCGCCAACTTCGGCGTCATCAAgctctccccaccacccaaactcatcgacctcctccgCATCGCCGCAGACACCGAACGCACCCAATCGTCCCAAgaatcaacagcagcagaagaagccaacGAAATCTTCACCAACGCCCCGGACCTCGTCGCCGAAACCCTCATCGACCGCCGCGAAATGCTAAACGAGTACTTCTCCCTCGAAATCTCACCAGACGGggacctcctctccatccccttaCTCCTGAAAGGCTACCTCCCCAGCCTAGGCAAACTGCCCCGATTTCTCCTCAGACTAGGTCCCTACGTTGACTGGACAAGCGAGGAGGAATGCTTCCGCACGTTCCTGCGAGAGCTTGCGGCTTTCTATACCCCCGAGCAGTTGCCCCCGCCTCCAAACGTGCAGAAGAGTAATGATGCAGGAGCAGAAGGGGAagtggagatggaagatgagttCATCACGCAGAGACGGGCGCAGATGGCGCGGATGCTGGAACATGTGGTATTCCCGGCTTTGAGGGCGCGGATGGTTGCTACGACGCGGCTGctgaagggggtggtggaggtggcggaTTTGAAGGGGTTGTATAGGGTTTTTGAGCGGTGTTGA
- a CDS encoding uncharacterized protein (COG:S;~EggNog:ENOG410PI7Y;~TransMembrane:1 (i41-58o)): MWPSKRPFLADEELGKKDDDHRSRTAHSQPWRSKQWKPPRPRRFVLGIVALYLLYLFFKNMPTDLAPAPERFNPALAQARQAALRFQQEHLQQQSQQQEQQELQPPLSGAPPQGPPERNEADAKPSDELYYNGKINFYYLAKSLHRFQGQVSRYQKPTSHAVVFAAASLESVSDLLPLACQMAGRKLNEVHMVLLGRDDVSVEGIQRVNGIDDANCPVNWHDARPDYAQWSTDARMEKAVAAGLTYVRSYLLPQVILTQGEQMEELFFWRGVQGWADKSGVPHVSLPSAARDLMWMSTLDSGALQAWNSVQVEFLVHAPSESSGSLIRLLRTLQNADYLGGTPSLTIELPPQVDPELLRYIKSIKWPPHSSGKVTLRRRIQPHDMNSAEASLKSVEAFYPRDPAVSHVLVLSPQTELAPSFYHYLMYTMLKYKHSRTKQLSSKLIGISLELPSSLLTDGKPFEPPEADSNHVSSPGDGELLPLFLWQAPNSNAALYFGDKWAEFHEFLSNRFMVQESMGQQSPQEKLISKKYPAVMEYLLEFIRGRGYYLLYPTFPAKGSFTLATVHNELYHVPEEFVEDDSPQLTEPSPEAITDPSKPLTPGPAEGLGVVEKPLSRASTVMPLLERFSFKLPSIDHLPLLSYSGEKLSGYAYSRDLDEYREWFRTRHGGCADGSLSSQTGSGGLFCLGG; encoded by the exons ATGTGGCCCTCCAAACGGCCATTTTTGGCAGATGAGGAGCTTGGGAAGAAGGACGATGACCATCGGTCTCGGACAGCCCATAGCCAACCATGGCGCTCAAAGCAATGGAAACCACCACGGCCGCGACGATTCGTGTTAGGCATTGTGGCGCTGTATTTACTTTATCTGTTCTTCAAAAATATGCCAACTGATCTTGCTCCTGCTCCGGAGCGGTTCAACCCTGCATTGGCTCAAGCGCGACAGGCCGCACTTCGATTCCAGCAAGAGCACCTGCAACAACaatcgcagcagcaggagcagcaggagcttCAACCTCCACTATCGGGCGCTCCTCCGCAAGGCCCTCCCGAGAGAAATGAAGCCGACGCAAAGCCCAGTGATGAACTCTATTACAATGGAAAGATCAACTTCTACTATTTGGCTAAGTCACTACATCGGTTTCAGGGACAAGTCTCCCGCTATCAGAAGCCAACCAGTCACGCCGTTgtctttgctgctgcaagctTGGAAAGCGTGTCggatctccttcctcttgccTGTCAGATGGCAGGGAGGAAGCTTAACGAGGTACACAtggtgctgctgggaagAGACGACGTGTCAGTCGAAGGCATTCAGCGGGTCAATGGTATAGATGATGCGAATTGTCCAGTCAACTGGCATG ATGCTAGACCAGACTATGCACAATGGTCAACAGATGCCCGTATGGAGAAAGCGGTGGCGGCGGGTCTTACTTATGTTCGCTCCTACCTCCTTCCGCAAGTAATCCTGACACAGGGCGAGCAGATGGAAGAACTTTTCTTCTGGCGCGGCGTGCAAGGTTGGGCAGATAAATCAGGTGTTCCCCATGTCTCTCTCCCTAGCGCAGCAAGGGATCTCATGTGGATGTCAACCCTGGACAGTGGCGCCCTTCAAG CCTGGAATAGCGTTCAAGTTGAATTTCTTGTTCATGCTCCTTCTGAGTCGTCTGGTTCCCTGATCAGGTTGCTCCGGACGTTGCAAAATGCGGACTATCTTGGCGGGACACCTAGCTTGACGATTGAGTTGCCCCCTCAAGTAGACCCAGAGCTACTTCGCTACATTAAGTCGATAAAATGGCCCCCTCATTCTTCTGGAAAGGTCACTCTCCGCCGTCGAATCCAGCCACATGACATGAACTCCGCCGAGGCCTCCTTGAAGTCTGTTGAGGCCTTCTATCCTAGGGACCCGGCTGTGTCCCACGTGCTTGTGCTTTCTCCACAGACGGAGCTAGCCCCATCATTTTATCATTATTTGATGTATACCATGCTAAAATACAAACATTCCCGCACCAAACAGCTGTCTAGCAAGCTTATTGGCATCTCGCTTGAGCTTCCGTCTTCTCTTTTGACTGACGGCAAACCATTCGAACCACCAGAAGCTGACAGCAACCATGTCTCCAGTCCGGGCGATGGGGAGTTATTGCCTTTATTTCTTTGGCAGGCCCCCAACAGTAATGCAGCTCTATATTTCGGCGATAAGTGGGCCGAATTCCACGAGTTCTTATCAAACCGGTTCATGGTTCAGGAAAGTATGGGCCAGCAATCACCCCAGGAGAAGCTCATATCGAAGAAATACCCAGCCGTGATGGAGTACCTCCTTGAGTTTATCCGAGGCAGAGGATATTACCTGCTTTACCCGACGTTTCCTGCCAAGGGGAGTTTTACCCTTGCTACGGTGCACAACGAACTATATCATGTTCCCGAAGAGTTTGTTGAGGATGATTCACCTCAGCTCACCGAACCGTCACCAGAAGCGATAACAGACCCCTCAAAGCCGCTTACACCAGGTCCTGCGGAAGGGCTCGGAGTCGTTGAAAAGCCACTGAGTCGAGCCTCAACAGTAATGCCGCTTCTTGAACGATTTTCCTTCAAGCTGCCTAGCATTGATCACTTGCCATTGTTGTCCTACAGCGGTGAGAAGCTCTCTGGCTATGCTTATAGCCGGGACCTCGATGAGTACAGGGAATGGTTCCGCACTCGACATGGGGGATGTGCCGATGGAAGCCTCAGCAGCCAAACGGGTTCAGGGGGCTTATTTTGTCTGGGCGGATGA